The Spinacia oleracea cultivar Varoflay chromosome 2, BTI_SOV_V1, whole genome shotgun sequence DNA segment ACAATTGTTCTGGGCATTGCTTAAGGGTGTTCTCAATCTAGTTATTCATCGTACACCGAAGGATTGGAGTCGTGTATCCCTGGGGTCGGTTGCTACGAGTCCGCGTGTACTTAGCGAGGAAAATTCgactttagggcagtgattggtgtcacgccacgacattgttacagataagtttgttctaattattgttgttattagtCATAGTTCCTACATGGTTTTCATTAAGGGAGTGTTTTagtttggtgtaaaacgtttttctAGAAactggaaaatgattttccccCTTTCAAGGGGTGGAAAAAAACTCTCCAAAGGGTGAAAGATATTTTTCATTTGAAAGGAAAGGAAACCCTGTTTCCACTTTTTCTCCTTACCTCGcttttctcttttctctcttctctcttccTAGCAATCCTCACCCATCTACTCTTATTTTCCTTTTCTCCATGAATTTCGTGTAAggaaacaaacaaaggaaaagtaGTTTggaaacaaacaaaggaaaactagcttGGAATGTGTCTTTACTTGAAAAATCAATTTTCATTGAAAACGTTTTCGgcaaaccaaacggagcctaaaagAAGTACTCCCACAATGCACTGCCAACTAAGGATACTTAGAATTCATTATTTCTTGTTCATTTTTTGGTGAGAAACCTACGACCCCCAACCGACCTAGGTGAACATGCCCTAACCACCACCAGTCCACTACCCACAATGTCTCCACGAGCACTCAAATTCGTGACCCCTAGTTCATAACGTGTGTGCTCACCTGGCTTATGTATGTTTGCTTGTGCTTACAAATATGTATATTTTCTCACATGTGTAACATTTTTGGGTGTAACATTTTTGGGTGCCCAACTAGTCAAGTTCCCCTACGAGACTATAATTCAAAGTATCAACTATCAACTGCATATCCATTTTAATTTCTAATTCTAATGATTAACAGCAGTTAAGCTATTAAGGGTTTAGGGCTAAGTATCGAATCAATAAGAGTTGTTAGGAAGTTATTAGTTTAAGTGTACTATTGATAGGTCAATTAATATGAAGTGTGTTGTTGATATAagctattaattattaaaagtaTACAAATAGGATTTCTTGCTTCTTAACCAAGGTTTCAGGTTCGAGTCTTGGGTATAATGGAAAAAAATTCAGCTGGGAGGGATGATGCCCATCAAGGTACCCATAAAAACTCCCGTGGAAGATTAGTCCACTCCCTGAAGACGGTgtgaactcctcgtagtagaacccaaAAAACTAATAGGATTTtccctaaaaattataaaagattGATATTTATTAGAACATTCATTGACACGACTCAAACAAgacccctttctctctctctctctcctcatacTCTCCCATCTCCACTGATCTCTCTTCTCATCACTCATCCCACCACCCATGTTTCAGCCGCTCGATCTTTCATTCCATGCCAAAAATCTTACCTACTCCTACATTAATAATCGAATTTGTCCCCTAAAGGCCCGTTCagtatcattttttgtttctagttttctatatttttcacaaaactaaaaaccaaaatatgaaaaccacaaagAGTAATTTCTCATATTTTGTTGtctgttttcaaaatcaacgtGATTACTATAGGTAAGATTATTTTTTAGTTCAttattcaatctaaatcattGGAAACCCGACCCCCCTTACCCTGCTTCGTGCGGGAGCCTTTTTGAGggaatggggtaatgataatgatgtattcaatctaaatcatacgACTTATcaaaccaaaaaaacaaaaaactaaaaactaaaaactaaaagTGATACCGAACGAGCCTTAAGTTAGCTGGTAAAGTCTGGATTTGGACAATATGAtttgtttaaaataaaaataattaaaattaaagggcctaatttgcaattaatcacaGTTTAGAAGAGTACGGAGTAtaaatttgaaaagaaaaaaaaaagtagatcTAAACATTTTAGAAGGATTATATTGAGGTTTGGATCTAATTAATACCTGAGTTTTAGAAGCAAGAAATAATTGAACCGCATCTCCTTGGGTAAATCCAACCCCCTGTTGATCAAACACAGTAATCACATCGCGCTGCTTGCATTTATCAGCGATTCGAAGAGGAGTTTCACCCATTGAATTAACGAGTTCTGGATTTGTAGTTAACAACAATCTCACAACATCAACCCTTCCATAGTAAGCAGCATAATGAAGGGGTGTTGAACCTTGAGCATCACCAATGAGAGAAAGCTTATCATTATCAtcatcgaaatctaaaagcatcttCACAAGTTCAAAATGACCTTTAGCTGCAGCCATATGGAGTGCATTGAGGCCCTTTTCACGGTTGTTCTTCTGTTTTACCAACCATGGTGCGTGCTTCAACAGCTCCTTTGCGAACTCTGCTTTCCCAGATAAGGCTGCAATATGGAGTGGAGTTTTACTGAAGGGGGTTAAATAATTGTCAAGTAACATTGGATTTTCTTCCATCAATTCCTGCAACTTGGAGATGTTCCCCTCACTTGCTGCCTTCAACACTGCCTTGTCTTCTTCCATAACGAGTGATTTTTCGGAATTGAAGATGAAGATACCGAATTGCTGGAAGTAGTGGgaaatatattattaattattatagaTACAGGTCTGAGAAATTAACATAAAAACCATGGAAATATGTTTTGAACTACTCCGTACTCTTGAGAAATTTCTAAAcaatttcgttttttttataatatttctaAACAATTTCGTTGATTCACGAGTAGCATTATCgtaaataagtattttttttattagttaCTTATTCGGCTTTGAGGGCGCAAATTTGATGGTGCAGGGGCGTGCACCGTGCTCTTGGTGCACTGGTATCAAAACGACAGCCATTAAATACAAAATGTGcgttttttattaaatttggaGAAGAAAATAACATCTTTtgttgaacaaaagaacaaacgAACTTTTTCTAATGGAAAATTCTCAAgtattggttgatttttctacttcaatatcaaattctattgattcttcttcttcaaatttgaattcctcAGCTGATAATCAGATTTGTGAAGgtaagttttcaatttttttaataacgaATTacatgttttgatgattttgatttcgcAGTTATCGTGTTTTTTATTATTTAGATCAGTTTGATTTCTCAATTACTTTAATTAATGTATTtagattatatattttgatgattatgattTCGCAATTACTTCGCAATTTCGCAATTATTTCGCAGTTCTTTTGTTACTGTTTTGAAATTCTTTATAGTTGTTCGTTTCTCTATCTTAATATGTTCGtttaggctttgttgttgttcttttatgtATTGGTAATGTTCTTTGTATCTTTTATTAGTATTCACGCatattttgaatgttatttttttttacttttgttgTTCTTTCTCATATGTTGCTTTTTCCCCCTGtagttttctgtttttattaattttgagttttttgttcttttatttatgGTTTTTTGTTCTCTTTAGGTTTTcaacgttttttttttaaaaattttcaaGTATTATTATCAATATTTGATTATCTTGTTCTATTTATCCTGCATTTTTCTCatgatgttctttttataaaatttaaaatgagaacgaatatgttcttttcataTTTGTACGAAAAAAACAAGTGCACCCTTCTGATTATGAACACTGCTTATATTTCTTCTTCTCCATCCtcctctttttattttattttatttttcattttctatatatataatatttctcctacTGAATTCAAtcatttctcattttaaaacacattttagagagagaaaggggagaggttttattttctctcaacaaaagagagattttatgagagagaaagttcgaAATACATTTTCTCCTCCTTCTATCTCTAACAcgtgattttaattgaatttagtTTATCGAAAACTAGCTAATTAAGCAAAATACTAGTTTAATTTCGttagtttttgtattttttaatcGATTCAAAGATATTGATGATGCTGATGAATGTGCATCGGGTGATTAAGGTACACTTCCTTGTTCTTAtttctatgttctttttaaattcTAATGTTCTTTCTTATAACATATTATTTATGTGTCATCagcattttttgttcttttatatcatcAGTAATTGTTCTTTTACATATTTACAGTGTTGTGTTGAGttatttttgataaataaaataacggaATTAAAACACATTTTTAATCTTAAAAATAAATTGTATTAGAAGTACAATAACTTACTTTTAAAAGAACATACATATAATTCTTTCTTTGAAATATAATTTTCGTCCTTTCAAGTATCGTCGTtttattaaaagaacaaaaagaccttttaaaagaacattaatctTAAAAATAATGTTGTTTTTTTTCCAGACTTTGTGGTTCTTTTTCATTTAcattctttaaataaaatagttattttgttgttcttttacttttgtttattgttcttttcttttacgTTTGTTGTTCTTTCTCATATGTTGCTTTTTTCCCTGtagttttctgtttttattaattttgagttttttgttctttatttaatggtttatgttctttttaggttttttaaccctttttttttaatttttcaagtATTATTATCAATATTTGATTATCTTGTTCTATTTATCCTACATTTTTCTCATGATcttctttttataaaattttaaatgataacgaatatgttctttttatatttGTACATTTTGTCTGATTTGTTACTATTAGTGTTTTACTtgatatgttcttttcatgtttttgttaatgttcttttaatttactttattatgttctttctgattttttttttgttttttctgttgcatttttcacatgatgttctttttgaaaaatagttgttctttttataatttatcaggagagagaatatattattttcgttttttacattttctatggttttttaacattagtgttcttttcaggttttggttaatgttcttttcatttactctatcatgttctttctgtttagtttattatgttctttttcattttttttgcttttttgcgttttgttttaatatttttgcgttttggtgcaggtgcacATAGATCTACGTGCATGCCCCTGCACCATCCGCGCGTTGCTTTGAGGGTCCtaatttgatttaatttttatgttttgaatATTTTTCGTTCATATCTGTCTATCAGAGCAGTTTCCTTCGATATTGCATAAGAACGTTAAGGGCATGTTCGGcagtagcgtttgaggtagcgggtagcgttttgacctagtcaagacgctacttgtaaaaggCAAGGTAGCAgtttaggtagcggttagcggtagaggtagcgtttgggtagcttttgtcaaacgttaaaattaataGCTTttgaaaaatttataataatgttttaaaaaatattctaccttttattttattttagaatatcaaccgctacttttaccgaacacacatatcagttagccgctactttgacagttaaccgttacccgctaccattcaccgctacccgctattcaaccgctaccgctaattttgccgaacagggcctaAATTCCCAAAATGCGTCATTTTCTAACTTAACTAATTGTCTGACACGTGCAAGGCACGAGCTACTGGGCTAGTCTTATGATATAAGATATCTTTATATgtgttattttttaatatttgggTAGTTTTTTAATGTttagttttttgttttaatgTTATATATGTAGTAAGAGTAGTTATTATGTAATTTAGCCAAAATAGGTGacaactacattaaaataattaatctatAAAACGAACAGAAAACATATGTATTTTATGGATAAATTAGTGATGTAAAAGGTATTACATGTTTTGTTATCTATACAAGACTATATGACAAATATTTGCTTGGAGTAATTGTATAGCATCCGCAAGGATAATTCAGATAATTCGCCTAGTTTTTATTTCCtcgtaaaacaaaaaaaatacaagagTTGTCCGACAAATATAATGCAGCCACCTGAGGAACATTGGTGCTAAATCGTAATGCGTGAATTTGTCCATGCCCAAACTTGAACCTCGCTATATGATTCCTAAAATATATAATCCAATATAGTCATGTACAAATATTTAACCTTTAAAATATAATCATACTACTACCTCATAAATCATAAGAAATACAGTACAGATAAGTGCACCTATAATAAAGTACTCCGTATGATATTTAACTGATATTCAAATTAAGGAAATATCTATAAACAACTTTTTTGTGCGTTTTCTATCATCTATCTTCGATGTATACATGATGCGATTTGGTACGTAACACTCTCCGTAGTAATACTACTACGGCCATTAAACTCAAGTAATTTCACTGATAATTTGCCTGCGAAAAATTATTGAGTATGGTTCAATAAATTAGACGCCAACAAAAGTATAATTATGAACCAAAATAACCTGAAATTGTTTTCAATATGTATGCAAATCGTTTTATTCAAATGTTGAAACTTCACTTCTTATAAAGATAAAGCCAGAAGATGAACCACTGACATCAGTGTTAATCTCGCCGAATTTCCCCTGCTTTCTTCAACTGTTAATTGACCCATGTTTTCGCTGATATTTGTCTCGACAAAGCTGGCTAAGGCAAAATGATGATCAACTCGTATGTTTTAGCCATTAGAAGTATTGTACTCTTGTATATGCATTTAAAGCCACATTTGACACTAGAGAAGGACAATCTTTTTTTTAATGAACCATGCATGCTAAAGTTtcaatggtacaatttttttttacaacaaAGTACAACAGAAGTTAAACAATCGCTACCTCTACCTCACCTGCTACTTCAGGCGTGTTCGGCagtagcgttttgacctagtcaagtcgctacttgtaaaattcgTAAGTGTTTGGCAATGTAGCAGTTCAGGGAGCTGTTAGCGGTGGAGGTAACGTTTGATTAgattttgtcaaacgttaagaTTAGTAGCTTTTACGGTAGCGGGTAGCTcttgaaaattttataataaagttttaaacaatattctaccttttgtttaattttaaaatatcaaccgttacttttaccgaacacacATATACGTTGGTCGCTACTTTAACAGCTAACTGTTAACTgctactattcaccgctacCCTATATTCCAACCGCTACTCAACCATTAACCATTACCCGTTATCGCTAATTTTGTCGAACAAGCCTAcaccaaacacttgcaaatttTAGCAGTAGCGCCAAACCCTATCGCCAAACAAAGCATTAGATATTGTACTATAATTTCCCGGAAAACACGGAATGTTTGAAATTGCCAAATTGGGTTCTCACTTGAATTCTGTCTCACTCACATTTTCCCCCTTTTCTCTTCCAGCAAAGACCATTTATTTtagggatttttcatgaaatacccctgaggtttgccttaatgcaccaaatacccctaaactttccagaatgcaccaaatacccccgaggtttagtataaatacacaaaatgACCAAAATGCCTATTTTCCGTTAACTTAtccgttaactttaacttttattttattttatttttattttttctctttccttttttatttcttaatttttttcatttgtttttttctctctctccccttccttcttccctgTCCTCCATGGAAGCACCATGGAAGCCCATATCGCCACCATGTTCCAATGGGATTTCTCAATTGAGAACGAAAATCATCAAATTTGCATCTTAATCTAATTGTTTGttgggaaaagagagaaaatctttgttgttgtttgatggGTATGAAGATGGTGATTAAATTCCTGTGAAGTTGTGGAGGTGGAAGCAACTGGCTTCCATGGCAGGAAGAAGGAAGGGcccttctcttcctcaccaccaccactaaACACCGTCCCGCTAACcccttctcttcctcaccaccacccCACACCGCCACCGACACCAGCCCTgctcttcctcaccaccactACACACCGCCCCGCTAGCTAACCCCTTAtcttcctcaccaccacccCACACCGCCACCGACACCAACGccttctcttcctcaccaccgACACCATCCCGTCTCTTCCTCACCAACACCACACACCGCAACCAACACCACACACCGCCACCAACACCAGCGTGCTCCAGCGGACCAAAGGCATGCCCAGATCGTCGCGAGAAACAAAGCAGCAGATCTGAGCCTCGGTTTTGGTCTTGTTCAATCGATTTGGGTGTGTGAGAGAAGGGAGAAAATGGGGTTTTGAGTGATGGGTTTGAAGAAGGGATTGGAGAGAAAGAAGGTGGTGAAGACAGAGAAAATCGAGAGAAGAGCAGCAATGGAGAATCCAAAAAAAATTGGGGgtaattgattttgatttttgatttttttagataatagttaattaatttgttaagagtttaattaatttaattaaggtttaTTAATGTAATTAAGGGTTAATTTATGTAATTAAGGGTTAATGTTAGGATAAATAGATAAAACGATTTATTAAAGGCAAAAAGGTAAACATACGCTAACGGGGACTTAACGTTCGTTAGCCTTTTGGgcattttgtgtatttatattaaacctcgggggtatttggtgcattctggaaagtttaggggtattttgtgcattaaggcaaacctcaggggcatttcatgaaaaatccgtttattTTATTAAGGAAGTATTCTTTTGAAAGTGAGAAAAAGGCAAAAAAAAAGACGAAGAGAGCTGAATTTCCCACATACTTTCCAGACTCCATGTTGGTAACTTCACCAGACTACAGTTGAACTTGCCTTTGCTTGAAAATTATCATATCCCATTTTTTGATCAGGCAAATTTCTCAGTTAATTGGTTTAATTTCCCAGAACATTTGTGATCTGAAATAAAGAAGTAGTAACAGTACAGttgaacttgaaattagttGCAATCTCTTCAAAACTATGAAAGACGCCGATATTGTCAGTTGCGGAAGTAACTGTCCAGTTGAACGCCTCAAACGCTGGAGGGTAACTCTTTTtcctcttttccctttttttttttttcaaattttattattttgaataaAAAAGGTTAGCATATTCAAGTCAAATAAACTTTTCAATGTTGGCAGTAAGATTAAAGTTAAGAATTTGGTTAGATTTGTTTGGGTGGATAAGGATTATGTTTGAGAGGCTTAATTATGAAGGAATTACAAAAGATTAAATATGAATAGAAACTGGATAGTTGAATTCTTGGTTATGTTGAGGGATTATGGCTGTATATTTGCTGGTTAAACAGTTTGCATCACTTGCTTTTGCTCCTTGTAGATTCCGTTGTACGGAGTTCCAATGGCGGATCTTCTCTATTTGTTGGGATGGGCCGGGGGCAAATATTTTGGTAGTGTATGTTTAATATAATTGTATAAATTACATACTATCTCGTAAAACTGTTCAACATCCGCCACGACTTGTATGAGAACATGCTTGTGTTCAATCGATGGTACTCGTACTCGTACTCGATATCTCATTGGTCTAGCCAGATAAACTTAATGGGATGGACCGACGAGATGAAGTGGGATAGGGAATGTGACAAGATTATTGGACAGAGGGTTTACACTCAAATTTGGTAATAGATATTTGATCACCTCATTTTTGTCTGAAAAGGGAAAATTTTCTACTTTCCTACTTCAAAATGTAGTATTCCGTTTAACAAACAGAAGTACGGAGTATCTTTGTTCCCAT contains these protein-coding regions:
- the LOC110805110 gene encoding ankyrin repeat-containing protein NPR4-like is translated as MEEDKAVLKAASEGNISKLQELMEENPMLLDNYLTPFSKTPLHIAALSGKAEFAKELLKHAPWLVKQKNNREKGLNALHMAAAKGHFELVKMLLDFDDDNDKLSLIGDAQGSTPLHYAAYYGRVDVVRLLLTTNPELVNSMGETPLRIADKCKQRDVITVFDQQGVGFTQGDAVQLFLASKTQAPGVFQAYSQNLGQSREECGADIQMNSQVEAKYEEKKMAKEAMLVVGVLIATVSFQALMSLPQSIWEDGQLRGKSSIYFLACNTVSFFASCFGIYVSLRKDPTMILFWVSSSLVWTAASYVCVLISVLNKKHVAHDLLITSIAMAVPNMIVSLIVYSESIKKIVKKIKRYAQG